One part of the Bacillus sp. FJAT-27916 genome encodes these proteins:
- a CDS encoding MurR/RpiR family transcriptional regulator: MIFIEESFHTFKPTEKKAAEFILQNPNEAVNLSIQKLAARAEVSEASIIRLAKKMNCTGFKDLKLKLAYELAKNEHRTEQYEDIPDDGSIKSYIQSISQNNIQAIENTMVLLTEESVEKAISLIADARMVAVYGIGASAIIAQDFKQKLTRINYWCEAAIDGDTQLTVSANLGPQDVVFGISYSGLTKDICDSVSLAKKNGAKVITLTKSGDNVLSLMGDACLYTTSLERNIRSGATSSRIAQLNVIDILFAGITRANKEKNIEALERTRKAVRRSKSGK, from the coding sequence TTGATTTTTATAGAAGAGAGTTTTCATACCTTTAAGCCGACGGAGAAGAAGGCAGCTGAATTCATCCTGCAAAACCCGAATGAAGCGGTTAATCTTTCTATCCAAAAGCTGGCCGCACGAGCTGAGGTCAGTGAGGCATCCATTATCCGGCTCGCAAAGAAAATGAATTGCACAGGCTTTAAGGATCTTAAGCTGAAACTGGCTTATGAGCTCGCCAAGAATGAGCACAGGACGGAGCAATATGAGGATATTCCGGATGACGGCTCTATTAAATCCTACATACAATCAATCTCGCAAAATAATATTCAAGCGATAGAGAACACAATGGTGCTGCTGACAGAAGAGAGTGTGGAAAAAGCCATATCGCTTATTGCCGACGCCCGCATGGTGGCTGTCTATGGCATCGGTGCTTCTGCCATCATTGCTCAGGATTTCAAACAAAAGCTTACCCGCATCAATTATTGGTGTGAAGCGGCGATTGACGGTGATACGCAATTGACGGTTTCAGCGAATCTTGGTCCGCAGGATGTCGTCTTCGGCATTTCTTACAGCGGCTTGACGAAGGATATTTGTGACTCTGTCTCCTTGGCCAAGAAGAATGGGGCAAAGGTCATCACCTTGACCAAGTCTGGAGATAATGTGCTTTCCCTGATGGGAGATGCCTGTCTATATACCACTTCATTGGAGCGGAATATCCGAAGCGGTGCGACAAGCTCACGTATCGCTCAGTTAAATGTCATTGATATATTGTTTGCCGGCATCACTAGGGCAAACAAAGAGAAGAATATTGAGGCATTGGAGCGGACACGTAAAGCGGTCCGCCGTTCAAAAAGCGGGAAATAG
- the yhfH gene encoding protein YhfH, with translation MVRNVMEFFRNLPPKKCAECGENIEEQHECYGIVCDRCLRHVSE, from the coding sequence ATGGTACGAAACGTAATGGAATTCTTCAGAAACTTGCCCCCAAAGAAATGCGCTGAATGTGGTGAAAATATCGAAGAACAGCACGAATGCTACGGAATCGTCTGTGATCGATGCCTGCGTCATGTATCTGAATGA
- a CDS encoding lipoate--protein ligase codes for MLFLDNRGITDPRINLAIEEYALKNLDITEESYLLFYINQPSIIIGRNQNTIEEINQDYVDENDIIVVRRLSGGGAVYHDLGNLNFSFITKDDGESFHNFKKFTEPVVDALKELGVEAELSGRNDLIAGGRKISGNAQFATNGRMFSHGTLMLSSEIDHVVSALNVNQDKIKSKGIKSIRSRVANISEFLTEQLSIEDFKQKILEHIFGGMDKVERYEWTEEDWKKIMEISESRYQQWDWNYGKSPKFNVQHSQRFEGVGQIDVRLDVAKGQIENCKIFGDFFGVGSVEEIEQKLNGVRFSKAEIEKALDDVNIKHYFGNLTKEEFVKLLY; via the coding sequence ATGTTATTTTTGGATAACAGGGGCATTACAGACCCGCGAATTAACTTAGCGATTGAGGAATATGCGTTAAAGAATTTGGACATTACAGAGGAATCCTATTTACTTTTCTACATTAATCAGCCATCTATTATTATCGGCAGAAATCAAAATACAATAGAAGAAATTAATCAAGATTACGTGGATGAAAATGATATCATTGTCGTGCGCCGGCTTTCAGGAGGCGGTGCGGTTTACCACGATCTTGGGAACTTGAACTTCAGCTTCATCACGAAGGATGACGGGGAGAGCTTCCATAACTTCAAGAAATTTACTGAGCCTGTTGTGGATGCCTTGAAGGAGCTCGGAGTTGAGGCGGAGCTTAGCGGACGGAATGACTTAATTGCTGGCGGAAGAAAAATCTCCGGCAATGCACAATTTGCAACAAACGGGAGAATGTTCAGCCACGGCACGCTAATGCTTTCTAGTGAGATTGATCATGTTGTGTCCGCTCTTAATGTGAATCAGGATAAGATTAAATCTAAAGGCATTAAATCGATTCGCAGTCGTGTGGCTAATATTTCTGAATTCCTAACTGAGCAGTTGAGCATTGAGGACTTTAAACAAAAAATCCTTGAGCACATTTTCGGCGGAATGGATAAGGTCGAGCGTTATGAATGGACAGAAGAGGATTGGAAGAAAATCATGGAGATCTCAGAAAGCCGTTATCAGCAATGGGATTGGAACTATGGCAAATCTCCTAAGTTTAATGTTCAGCATTCACAGCGCTTTGAAGGAGTTGGCCAAATTGATGTCCGCTTGGATGTGGCAAAAGGCCAAATCGAGAACTGCAAAATTTTCGGCGATTTCTTCGGAGTTGGAAGTGTCGAGGAGATTGAGCAGAAATTGAACGGTGTCCGTTTCTCGAAGGCGGAGATTGAGAAGGCGCTTGATGATGTGAATATCAAGCATTACTTCGGCAATTTGACGAAGGAAGAGTTCGTCAAATTATTGTATTAA
- a CDS encoding MBL fold metallo-hydrolase, with protein MQLTVIGYWGGFPAAGEASTGYLLEHEGFKLLLDCGSGVLSKLQSYVSPSELDAVLLTHSHPDHTADIGVLQHALLIGHMSGGQEKCLPIYTHSEEQGFIETLQYKAYTEWKPIEEDVPSQIGPFSVRAMKTKHSVPCLAYRIEAGGRVFGFTGDTAFKEDFASFFQGAHVLLSECNFYKGMDAAERAGHLTSEHAAMIARDAGAERLILTHLPHFGDVKQLKVEAAAVFSGEIGLASTGLTIEI; from the coding sequence ATGCAATTAACGGTGATTGGTTACTGGGGCGGGTTTCCTGCTGCAGGTGAAGCCAGCACAGGATACTTATTGGAACATGAGGGCTTTAAGCTGTTGCTTGATTGCGGAAGCGGGGTTTTATCAAAGCTTCAATCCTACGTCTCGCCTAGTGAGCTTGATGCGGTTTTGCTGACCCATTCTCATCCTGATCATACAGCTGATATTGGTGTTTTACAGCATGCGCTTTTGATTGGACATATGTCTGGCGGTCAGGAGAAATGTCTGCCAATCTATACCCATTCAGAGGAGCAGGGATTTATCGAAACACTTCAGTACAAAGCCTATACAGAATGGAAGCCGATAGAAGAGGACGTGCCATCCCAAATCGGTCCGTTTTCGGTTCGTGCGATGAAAACGAAGCACTCTGTTCCATGCCTGGCTTATCGAATCGAGGCAGGAGGGCGTGTATTCGGATTTACGGGAGATACGGCTTTTAAAGAGGACTTTGCATCCTTCTTTCAAGGGGCACATGTGCTGCTAAGCGAGTGTAACTTCTACAAAGGAATGGATGCAGCGGAGCGTGCCGGCCATCTAACGAGTGAGCATGCTGCCATGATTGCGAGGGATGCAGGAGCAGAACGATTGATCCTAACGCATCTTCCGCATTTTGGGGATGTGAAGCAGCTGAAGGTTGAGGCAGCGGCAGTTTTCAGTGGAGAAATTGGACTGGCCAGCACTGGACTGACAATCGAAATATAA
- a CDS encoding DUF4306 domain-containing protein: protein MRKQLSLHLPIALFFLIFSLFGTWYEGSNILENSFEWEDSAPFSTLFHGPLTSEADIMQVDFFVYASKFYPFFPTVLLLSVLYLLTVLGVCTIEDRRRRILFFRIYTVCLLVVLAAVQLQHVDTKYYYTSCLFIGIGVNCLLSVRNNRRLAAMKG, encoded by the coding sequence ATGAGAAAGCAATTATCGTTACACCTTCCAATTGCTTTGTTCTTTCTCATCTTTTCGCTGTTTGGAACATGGTATGAGGGAAGCAATATTTTGGAGAACTCTTTTGAGTGGGAGGATTCAGCTCCTTTCTCCACCCTATTTCATGGACCTTTAACCTCTGAAGCAGATATTATGCAAGTGGATTTCTTTGTTTATGCAAGCAAGTTTTATCCTTTCTTCCCAACTGTATTGTTGTTGAGTGTGCTGTACCTGTTAACTGTATTAGGAGTGTGTACTATTGAGGATAGAAGAAGGAGAATTTTATTTTTTCGTATCTATACGGTCTGCCTGTTAGTTGTTCTCGCTGCGGTTCAATTACAGCATGTGGATACGAAGTATTATTATACATCATGTCTTTTCATTGGCATTGGGGTCAATTGTCTGCTTAGTGTAAGAAATAATAGGCGTTTAGCAGCTATGAAAGGATAG